A window from Purpureocillium takamizusanense chromosome 3, complete sequence encodes these proteins:
- a CDS encoding uncharacterized protein (EggNog:ENOG503NY25~COG:G~SECRETED:SignalP(1-21~SECRETED:cutsite=AAA-LE~SECRETED:prob=0.3277)): MPSMKALVKIIAAVMPVAAAALEHTSTTAQIRLAYHGNDGMTVSWNTLKHVKHPKVHWGLSEDNLNNTASSDVSVTYPTSTTFNNHVLISGLAPDTTYYYLPSPLSVKCKDARRRPYSFTTSRRTGDQASLSVAVAVDLGTMGSLGLSTTAGNGVSPNNVLKPGEKNTIDSLTSSLSGYQFLWHPGDIAYADYWLKEEIQGYLPNTTIEEGYRVYESILNEFYDEMMAVTATRPYMVGPGNHEANCDNGGTTDKAHNITYNSSICFPGQTNFTGYKNHFRMPSDVSGGTGNFWYSFDNGLVHFIQLDTETDLGHGFIGPDEAGGSGGIGADPVNATMDAQTTWLKADLAAVDRTKTPWIVVAGHRPLYLSHANDSTFCSACHDIFEPLFVEFDVDLYLSGHAHVYERLAPLGLNGTVDPAELNNPTSPWYITNGAAGHYDGLDSLQSPRNPYSRFGLDTHDAVYGWSRLTFHNSTHLTHEFVASNNNTVLDSATLYKAHG; the protein is encoded by the coding sequence ATGCCCAGTATGAAGGCCCTCGTCAAGATCATCGCGGCAGTCAtgccggtcgccgccgccgcactggAGCACACCTCTACCACGGCACAGATTCGCCTTGCATACCATGGCAACGACGGCATGACGGTGAGCTGGAACACGCTCAAACACGTCAAGCATCCCAAGGTCCACTGGGGCCTCTCCGAGGACAATCTCAACAACACCGCTTCCTCCGACGTGTCGGTCACCTATCCTACATCGACGACATTTAACAACCACGTGCTGATCAGTGGTCTGGCCCCCGACACCACGTACTACTATCTGCCCTCGCCGCTTTCTGTCAAATGCAAAGACGCCAGGAGGAGGCCGTACAGCTTcacgacgagccgccggACCGGCGACCAGGCGTCGCTGTcggttgccgtcgccgttgacCTCGGCACCATGGGCAGCCTGGGTCTCAGCACGACGGCCGGCAATGGTGTGTCCCCGAACAACGTTCTCAAGCCCGGGGAGAAGAACACCATCGACTCGTTGACCAGCAGCCTGTCCGGGTATCAGTTTTTGTGGCACCCGGGCGACATCGCCTACGCCGACTACTGGCTCAAGGAGGAAATCCAAGGCTACTTGCCAAACACCACAATCGAAGAGGGATACAGGGTGTACGAGTCCATCCTCAACGAGTTTTACGATGAGATGAtggccgtcaccgccacgAGGCCGTACATGGTTGGTCCTGGCAACCACGAGGCCAACTGCGACAACGGAGGCACCACGGACAAGGCGCACAACATCACGTACAACAGCAGCATTTGCTTCCCGGGTCAAACCAATTTTACCGGCTACAAGAATCACTTCCGTATGCCAAGCGATGTCTCTGGAGGCACTGGCAATTTTTGGTATAGCTTCGATAACGGGCTGGTGCACTTCATCCAGCTCGATACTGAGACGGACCTAGGCCACGGCTTCATCGGCCCGGACGAAGCGGGCGGctcgggcggcatcggcgcagACCCGGTCAACGCCACCATGGATGCCCAGACGACGTGGTTGAAGGCGGAtttggcggccgtggaccgCACCAAGACTCCCTGGATTGTCGTAGCCGGCCACCGGCCCCTGTACCTCAGCCACGCAAACGACAGCACGTTTTGCTCCGCGTGCCATGATATCTTCGAGCCGCTTTTCGTCGAGTTCGACGTCGACCTGTACTTGTCAGGCCACGCCCATGTCTACGAGCGCCTGGCTCCTCTGGGCCTCAATGGCACTGTTGACCCGGCAGAGCTGAACAACCCCACGTCTCCGTGGTACAtcaccaacggcgccgctgggcattacgacggcctcgactctCTGCAGAGCCCTCGAAACCCATACAGCAGATTTGGCTTGGACACCCACGACGCCGTGTATGGTTGGAGTCGCTTGACTTTCCACAACAGCACACACTTGACTCATGAGTTTGTCGCGAGCAACAACAATACCGTGCTCGATTCTGCCACCTTGTATAAAGCTCACGGCTGA
- a CDS encoding uncharacterized protein (COG:S~EggNog:ENOG503P1PC): MAPVTNQMLNAKREANCVGLTTERKYFKVGHTWIKRSLRPAEWQTNPFTGTLVVPRFGTERILNEAAAMQFVAERTSIPVPKLHACFQDDEAAYLVMEYVNGVTMDELSATERKTVERELEGYLETLRALKSNSWGGPSGIIVPPYRVMVKLTRSDWKMKPRSSEDLVFCHNDFSTHNVLVDPSTLKVNAIIDWEYAGFYPIEFEGLFFRRPGPSIALEGEADDTDELVDIMLRNVAQ; this comes from the exons ATGGCACCTGTCACGAACCAAATGCTCAACGCCAAGCGTGAAGCCAACTGCGTCGGGCTTACCACCGAGCGCAAATACTTCAAGGTCGGCCACACGTGGATCAAGCGCAGCCTTCGCCCGGCAGAATGGCAGACGAACCCCTTCACCGGCACGCTCGTGGTGCCCCGCTTCGGAACGGAGCGCATTTTAAACGAAGCTGCCGCGATGCAGTTCGTCGCCGAAAGGACCAGCATCCCAGTCCCCAAGCTTCATGCTTGCTTCCAGGACGATGAGGCGGCTTACCTCGTCATGGAGTACGTCAATGGGGTGACCATGGACGAGCTCAGTGCCACGGAGAGGAAAACGGTAGAGAGGGAGCTAGAAGGGTATCTAGAGACGTTGCGGGCCTTGAAATCGAACTCGTGGGGCGGCCCGTCGGGCATT ATTGTCCCACCGTACCGCGTCATGGTCAAGTTAACACGCTCGGACTGGAAGATGAAGCCAAGATCGTCGGAGGATCTTGTATTTTGCCATAACGACTTTTCCACTCACAATGTTCTTGTCGATCCAAGCACGTTAAAGGTTAACGCCATCATAGACTGGGAATATGCAGGATTTTATCCTATCGAGTTTGAAGGTCTCTTCTTCCGACGGCCTGGACCGTCCATTGCGCTAGAAGGAGAGGCAGATGACACAGATGAGTTGGTGGATATCATGCTAAGAAATGTGGCACAATAG